One window of the Niallia circulans genome contains the following:
- a CDS encoding glycoside hydrolase family 88/105 protein yields the protein MVDTGLLLEKQKVVGSIEKLMENLASIKDQTGEYLLHFDGVVVDDKSWEVWNWPQGVGLYGIYNYWKISNDQKAKQIITEWYYRRLKEGVPPKNVNTMAPLLTLAYLYEDTRDQTYLPYLEKWADWVLYEMPRTKEDGLQHMTYGPENKNQLWDDTLMMTVLPLAKIGKLLRNQMYIEEAKKQFLIHTKYLCDRKTGLWFHGWTFEEDHHFAEALWARGNCWITIAIPEIIDLLELPKGDFFREYLLETLTRQIETLKEYQHETGMWHTLITDRSSYLEASATAGFAYGILKAVHKRYIGSEYKEIALKAVQAIIQEINEQGALQKVSVGTGMGETLEFYRQIPMTTMPYGQSLAILCLSEFLYTYC from the coding sequence ATGGTTGATACAGGACTTTTGTTAGAAAAACAAAAAGTGGTTGGTTCGATAGAAAAGTTGATGGAGAATTTAGCGAGTATTAAAGATCAAACAGGTGAGTACTTACTACATTTTGATGGAGTTGTGGTGGATGATAAAAGCTGGGAAGTATGGAATTGGCCACAGGGTGTAGGCTTATATGGAATCTATAATTATTGGAAAATATCGAATGATCAAAAGGCAAAGCAAATAATCACAGAATGGTATTACCGAAGATTAAAAGAGGGAGTTCCACCTAAAAATGTCAATACGATGGCGCCTCTGCTTACCTTGGCATACCTCTATGAAGATACAAGGGATCAAACGTATTTACCTTATTTAGAGAAGTGGGCTGACTGGGTGCTATATGAAATGCCAAGGACAAAAGAAGATGGACTTCAGCACATGACCTATGGACCTGAAAATAAAAATCAGCTATGGGATGATACACTAATGATGACTGTTTTACCTCTTGCAAAAATTGGAAAACTGCTTCGTAACCAAATGTATATAGAAGAAGCGAAAAAGCAGTTTCTTATTCATACAAAATATCTTTGTGATCGAAAAACAGGATTATGGTTCCATGGCTGGACGTTTGAGGAGGATCACCATTTTGCAGAGGCTCTATGGGCACGAGGTAATTGCTGGATTACCATTGCTATTCCTGAAATAATCGATTTGCTTGAACTGCCAAAGGGAGATTTCTTTCGTGAATATTTATTAGAGACACTAACTAGGCAGATAGAGACATTAAAAGAATATCAACATGAAACAGGTATGTGGCATACCTTGATTACCGACCGATCCTCCTATTTAGAGGCATCCGCCACGGCTGGCTTTGCGTACGGAATATTGAAAGCAGTTCACAAAAGGTACATTGGCTCGGAATATAAAGAGATTGCTTTAAAGGCAGTACAGGCAATTATCCAAGAAATAAATGAACAAGGTGCTTTACAAAAAGTATCAGTAGGAACTGGAATGGGAGAAACACTGGAATTTTATCGCCAAATTCCGATGACTACGATGCCATATGGACAGTCATTAGCTATTTTATGTCTATCCGAATTTTTATACACTTATTGTTAG
- a CDS encoding carbohydrate ABC transporter permease, whose amino-acid sequence MEPDIRPTIEKKRKKIRPKKILFHLITSIIAIIMLYPVIWLIVSSFKESSSIFVTAHSLIPEKFIWTNYADGWQGIAGQSFGTFIKNSLIIVGLSTIGAVVSSALIAYGFARIQFKGKSFWFACMMVTMMLPHEVLMIPQYIIFAKIGWINSFKPIVVPQFFGHAFFIFLIVQFIRTIPVELDEAARIDGCGRFSIFFRIILPLITPALATSAIFSFYWKWEDLINPVLYLNKAELYPVSLALKLFLDTESASNWGAMFAMSVVSLLPVILIFFLFQKYIVEGISTSGLK is encoded by the coding sequence ATCGAACCAGACATCAGGCCAACAATAGAAAAGAAAAGGAAAAAAATCAGACCGAAAAAAATACTTTTTCATCTGATTACTAGCATCATTGCTATTATCATGCTCTATCCTGTCATATGGTTAATTGTGAGCTCCTTTAAAGAAAGTTCTTCTATCTTTGTTACTGCTCATTCGCTTATTCCGGAAAAATTTATTTGGACCAACTATGCAGATGGATGGCAGGGAATTGCTGGACAGTCCTTTGGTACTTTTATTAAAAACTCTTTGATTATTGTTGGACTTTCCACCATTGGCGCGGTAGTTTCGTCTGCGCTAATCGCTTATGGATTCGCGAGAATTCAGTTTAAAGGCAAAAGCTTTTGGTTTGCATGCATGATGGTGACGATGATGCTTCCACATGAAGTATTAATGATTCCTCAATATATCATCTTTGCCAAAATAGGCTGGATAAATAGTTTTAAACCAATCGTTGTTCCACAGTTTTTTGGGCATGCCTTTTTCATCTTTTTAATTGTCCAGTTTATTCGTACCATCCCTGTAGAGTTAGATGAAGCAGCTAGAATAGATGGATGCGGCCGCTTTAGTATCTTCTTTCGCATCATATTACCTTTGATAACACCGGCGTTAGCTACCTCTGCTATTTTTTCGTTTTATTGGAAATGGGAAGATTTAATCAATCCGGTTTTATATTTAAATAAAGCAGAATTATATCCAGTTTCCCTAGCTTTAAAATTATTTTTAGATACAGAATCAGCATCAAATTGGGGAGCAATGTTTGCCATGTCTGTTGTCTCATTATTACCAGTTATTTTGATATTTTTCTTATTCCAAAAGTATATTGTGGAAGGTATCAGTACAAGTGGCTTGAAATAG
- a CDS encoding carbohydrate ABC transporter permease produces MKSRALKDNLSGYAFISPFIIGFTTFTVVPMLISLYLSFTNYDLFTTPTWIGLGNYKEMFFGDEKFWKSLSVTFYYVLAGVPLRLMFALFVAMLLNQNMKGIGIYRVLFYLPSIIGGSVAVAIMWRNIFGNEGVINALLFFMGIDKKILWYQDPTSALWTLILLAVWQFGSSMLIFLAGLKNIPPTYYEAASVDGANAIRKFFKITLPLLSPIIFFNLVMQTISAFMTFTPAYIISKGEGGPLDGTLLYPLYLFQKAFNFFQMGYASAMAWVMLIIVGLTTLILFKTSSLWVYYESKED; encoded by the coding sequence ATGAAATCACGTGCATTAAAAGATAATTTATCCGGATACGCTTTTATATCACCATTTATTATTGGATTTACGACATTTACCGTTGTGCCGATGCTTATTTCCTTATACTTATCCTTTACTAATTATGATTTATTTACAACCCCGACATGGATAGGGCTTGGTAATTATAAAGAAATGTTCTTTGGAGATGAAAAGTTTTGGAAATCATTAAGTGTTACTTTTTATTATGTACTTGCAGGTGTTCCTCTTCGTTTAATGTTTGCTTTATTTGTAGCGATGCTTTTAAACCAAAACATGAAAGGAATAGGGATTTACCGCGTACTTTTTTATCTTCCATCGATTATCGGAGGTAGTGTGGCAGTTGCGATTATGTGGCGTAATATTTTTGGAAACGAAGGAGTAATCAATGCGTTATTGTTCTTTATGGGGATTGATAAGAAAATTCTGTGGTATCAAGATCCTACAAGCGCGTTATGGACATTGATTCTACTTGCTGTATGGCAGTTTGGTTCTTCCATGCTTATCTTCCTGGCAGGGCTAAAAAATATTCCGCCAACATACTATGAAGCGGCAAGTGTAGATGGCGCAAATGCCATTCGCAAATTTTTCAAAATCACATTACCACTCTTAAGCCCCATTATTTTCTTTAATTTAGTCATGCAAACAATATCTGCCTTTATGACTTTTACACCAGCTTATATTATTTCAAAAGGGGAGGGTGGTCCTTTAGATGGTACTTTACTATACCCGCTTTATTTATTCCAAAAAGCATTTAACTTTTTCCAAATGGGATATGCATCTGCCATGGCCTGGGTAATGTTGATTATCGTAGGTCTCACCACACTCATTCTATTTAAAACATCATCCTTATGGGTTTATTACGAGTCAAAGGAGGATTAA
- a CDS encoding ABC transporter substrate-binding protein, which produces MRKILILALSLFVVTAFSGCSASSSNESDGKNGSDKITIRFAWWGGQPRHDYTTKVIEMYEKENPNVNIEPEFANWDDYWKKLAPQAAANQLPDVIQMDMAYLSQYGEKGQLEDLTPYLENGTIDTANIPENNISGGKIDDSLYGLPAGVNVLSVISNDRLLKEAGIEFDSQTWSWDDYEKTALQLQEKLGIYGSNGMHPPDVFFPYYLRTQGERFYKEDGTGLAYKDDQLFIDYFERQLRLIEADASPTPDEQAQIKGMEDDFIVKGATGFTWNYSNQYLAFSQLTDDSLTINFPPAQESALFLKPSMLFSIPKSSKVKEEAAKFIDYFVNNVEANKLIKGERGVPVSTEVSEAIKPELSESETKIVEYVEAAAQHATEADPPDPIGSAEVIKSLKDVSDQILFKQIKPAEGAKKFREQANEILGRNK; this is translated from the coding sequence GTGAGGAAGATTCTCATTTTAGCCTTAAGTCTGTTTGTGGTAACAGCATTTAGCGGTTGTAGTGCATCTAGCAGTAACGAATCAGATGGAAAAAATGGCAGCGACAAGATTACCATCCGGTTTGCGTGGTGGGGTGGACAGCCTCGTCATGATTACACAACAAAAGTTATTGAGATGTATGAGAAGGAAAATCCTAACGTGAACATCGAGCCAGAGTTTGCTAACTGGGATGATTATTGGAAAAAGCTAGCTCCGCAGGCTGCAGCAAACCAATTACCTGATGTAATTCAAATGGATATGGCCTATTTATCTCAGTATGGAGAAAAAGGACAATTGGAAGATTTAACACCTTATCTTGAAAATGGAACAATAGATACAGCAAATATTCCTGAAAATAATATTTCAGGAGGAAAAATTGATGATAGCCTTTATGGGTTACCTGCAGGTGTGAACGTATTATCTGTTATTTCAAATGATCGCTTATTAAAAGAGGCTGGAATTGAGTTTGACAGCCAAACTTGGTCATGGGATGACTACGAAAAAACAGCCTTGCAGCTACAAGAAAAACTAGGAATCTATGGTTCGAATGGGATGCATCCCCCAGATGTATTCTTCCCATATTATTTAAGAACACAAGGGGAGCGTTTTTATAAGGAAGATGGTACAGGGTTAGCTTACAAGGATGATCAATTATTTATTGATTACTTTGAAAGACAATTGCGCTTAATCGAGGCAGATGCATCGCCAACTCCAGATGAACAAGCACAAATAAAAGGGATGGAAGATGACTTTATTGTAAAAGGTGCTACTGGATTTACATGGAATTACTCTAATCAATACTTAGCATTTTCTCAATTAACCGATGATTCACTTACTATTAACTTCCCTCCAGCACAAGAAAGTGCCTTATTCTTAAAACCAAGTATGTTATTCTCTATTCCGAAAAGTTCGAAGGTAAAAGAAGAGGCAGCAAAATTTATTGATTACTTTGTGAATAATGTGGAAGCAAATAAATTGATTAAAGGAGAAAGAGGGGTACCAGTTTCTACTGAAGTATCTGAGGCAATCAAGCCAGAGTTAAGCGAGTCAGAAACAAAAATTGTCGAATATGTGGAAGCTGCGGCACAGCATGCAACCGAGGCAGATCCGCCAGATCCAATTGGAAGCGCAGAAGTAATTAAATCACTGAAAGATGTTTCTGATCAAATATTATTTAAACAAATTAAGCCAGCAGAAGGGGCAAAGAAATTTAGAGAACAAGCAAATGAAATTCTAGGAAGAAATAAATAG
- a CDS encoding response regulator transcription factor, protein MYRVILVDDEKIILDGISSIIDWDMLHTRLVGKAANGIEAYQLIKNLQPHIVISDIKMPGLNGIELVSKIKKEYPSIHFILLSGFSEFHFAKKAMEYGVKHYLLKPCNEKQIMEAIQQTISEIRIKEKRKRYLLEMKKKMDTVQPFVKKQLLTELVTSKKSEKNVLAYYQRIFHTRLEDKKVCVVLFHLEGDFNYEHLFMLENVGSDIFGSPIFSSNIGEYILFLVDENNGQEELQERIEEIRKNFYAVYEMDMTVAVSGAGPITLTRKLYQEALECLSHRFYLGEGSIITKKDIQQEQEINNLEFGDLPLFLEIKSGNWNKVKQEMDDIFQQIAVKRDPIHLTRTYVIQLFLTMIQACCAKSLSDYMGKITYLLEVDSIQAMKEFLLHHTKEITFIYYEKHKSSQSHIIEQMKEIINSELSNPALSLKWVAKQVYMNADYLGKLFKQETGEKFSTYVTKMRVNKAMEEIQKTDDVKILTLAEMIGFGDNPQYFSQVFKKHTGYTPSEYKNAR, encoded by the coding sequence ATGTATAGGGTAATTCTAGTAGATGATGAAAAAATCATTTTAGATGGCATTTCTAGTATTATTGACTGGGATATGTTACATACAAGGCTCGTGGGTAAGGCTGCCAATGGGATAGAAGCCTATCAATTAATTAAAAATTTACAGCCTCATATTGTTATTAGTGATATAAAGATGCCGGGATTAAATGGCATTGAGTTAGTTTCTAAAATTAAAAAGGAATATCCTTCTATCCATTTTATCCTTCTATCTGGATTTTCCGAATTTCATTTTGCGAAAAAAGCAATGGAGTATGGAGTTAAACATTATTTATTAAAGCCTTGTAACGAAAAGCAAATTATGGAAGCGATCCAACAGACGATTAGTGAAATTCGGATTAAAGAAAAAAGAAAGCGTTACTTGCTAGAAATGAAAAAGAAAATGGATACTGTGCAGCCTTTTGTAAAAAAGCAATTGCTGACAGAGCTTGTTACTAGTAAAAAATCAGAAAAAAACGTTTTAGCCTATTATCAGAGAATTTTTCATACTAGATTAGAAGATAAGAAAGTTTGTGTTGTGCTGTTTCATCTCGAAGGAGATTTTAACTATGAACATTTATTTATGTTAGAGAATGTTGGAAGCGATATTTTTGGATCACCCATTTTTTCGTCTAATATCGGAGAATATATATTGTTTCTAGTAGATGAAAATAATGGACAGGAAGAATTACAAGAGAGAATTGAAGAGATCCGTAAAAATTTCTATGCTGTCTACGAAATGGATATGACGGTTGCCGTGAGTGGAGCAGGTCCTATTACATTAACGCGAAAACTTTATCAAGAAGCGCTTGAATGTCTAAGTCATCGTTTTTATTTAGGAGAGGGAAGCATAATAACAAAAAAAGATATTCAGCAGGAACAGGAAATAAATAACTTGGAATTTGGGGATTTACCATTGTTTTTAGAAATAAAATCAGGAAATTGGAACAAAGTAAAGCAAGAGATGGACGATATATTCCAGCAAATTGCGGTTAAAAGAGATCCAATTCATTTGACAAGAACCTATGTTATTCAACTTTTTCTCACCATGATCCAAGCATGCTGTGCAAAAAGCCTGTCTGACTATATGGGGAAAATCACCTATTTACTAGAAGTGGATAGTATTCAGGCCATGAAGGAGTTTCTACTCCATCATACAAAGGAAATCACCTTTATCTATTATGAAAAACATAAATCTTCTCAGTCGCATATAATCGAGCAAATGAAAGAAATAATTAATAGTGAATTAAGCAATCCAGCCCTTTCCTTAAAGTGGGTTGCCAAACAGGTTTATATGAATGCAGATTATTTAGGCAAATTATTTAAGCAAGAAACAGGGGAAAAGTTTTCGACATATGTGACGAAAATGAGAGTGAATAAGGCAATGGAAGAAATTCAGAAGACGGATGATGTAAAAATACTAACACTGGCAGAAATGATTGGATTCGGTGATAATCCGCAATACTTTAGCCAGGTATTTAAAAAACATACTGGCTATACTCCTTCTGAATATAAGAACGCACGGTAG
- a CDS encoding sensor histidine kinase encodes MKHFILSILNKYRQLKIKKKLTLTILFIMVGSLSFLLIGFQYAFHVYDQLYYQKTTEALHMSSKQLEKELKSIEEVSFSLMTDNKIQTILSEIKLDSNPYQRYQLENQLWDLLTEYVGSSKYIHSIHIFDANGREYRAGGYTSSIISNKKEKWIEIGERKKGANQWVTETDSNKIFAIRKIRTHQNLSLDNLGTLLIQVNVDKIVEDSVSENNKVTSNMMISGEDNQFFYKGIFKEIENIPYLPNQKVGYEIQSIGGQKYFITHTSSSYVNWVYWNIVSFDSIIAKVQTTKYTMLAIFFLLNLVVLFMAIVFSSKLTKPIEQLVSAMKNVQKGDLSIKNTLQPMQAKDEIGILTDHFILMIERINTLIKENYEKQLLIKDTEFKALQAQINPHFLYNTLESINWQAKMNRQTDISSMVESLGYLLRNAISAKNDAVLLEEEIFIVDHYIRIQKYRYGDRLIFHKMIPPETKNCYIPKLMIQPLVENAIHYALEQMIEPCKITVHAVLRENNLHITVEDNGPGMEEELLAKVRKQEVRTRGTGIGLYNIDSRIKLLYGEEFGLIIKSKRGTGTQVHLIIPNKWR; translated from the coding sequence ATGAAACATTTCATTTTATCTATTTTAAATAAATACCGACAGTTAAAAATAAAGAAAAAGCTGACGTTAACCATTTTATTCATAATGGTTGGTTCTCTATCCTTTTTATTAATTGGATTTCAATATGCCTTTCATGTATATGATCAATTATATTATCAAAAGACAACAGAAGCATTGCATATGTCATCCAAGCAACTAGAAAAGGAATTAAAAAGTATTGAGGAAGTTTCCTTTTCCCTTATGACAGATAATAAAATTCAAACCATTTTATCGGAAATAAAGCTGGATTCCAATCCATATCAGCGATATCAGCTGGAAAATCAGCTTTGGGATCTGCTGACAGAGTATGTAGGATCTTCAAAATATATACATTCGATTCATATATTTGATGCTAATGGGAGGGAATATCGAGCTGGCGGGTATACATCATCCATTATTTCGAACAAAAAGGAGAAATGGATCGAGATAGGAGAAAGAAAAAAAGGAGCTAATCAGTGGGTAACAGAGACAGACAGCAATAAGATCTTTGCTATTCGCAAAATCAGAACCCATCAGAACTTGAGTTTAGATAATTTAGGCACACTCCTTATTCAAGTCAATGTAGATAAAATTGTAGAAGACAGTGTATCAGAAAATAATAAAGTGACAAGTAATATGATGATTAGCGGAGAAGATAATCAATTCTTTTATAAAGGAATATTCAAAGAAATAGAAAATATCCCCTATTTGCCGAATCAGAAGGTCGGCTATGAAATTCAGTCAATAGGCGGTCAGAAATACTTTATTACCCATACTTCTTCCTCCTATGTTAACTGGGTTTATTGGAATATTGTGTCATTTGATTCGATTATTGCAAAAGTGCAAACAACAAAATACACTATGCTGGCGATTTTCTTTTTGCTGAACTTAGTTGTTTTATTTATGGCAATCGTTTTTTCTAGTAAACTGACAAAGCCGATAGAACAGTTAGTGTCTGCGATGAAAAATGTCCAAAAAGGAGATTTATCCATAAAAAATACATTGCAGCCTATGCAAGCGAAAGATGAGATCGGCATTCTTACTGATCATTTTATCTTGATGATTGAACGTATTAATACATTAATCAAAGAAAACTATGAGAAACAATTATTAATTAAGGATACAGAATTTAAAGCATTACAGGCACAAATAAACCCCCATTTTTTATACAACACATTGGAATCGATTAATTGGCAGGCAAAGATGAATCGGCAAACTGATATTTCCAGTATGGTGGAGTCATTGGGTTACTTATTGCGGAATGCCATTAGTGCAAAAAATGATGCAGTTCTGTTAGAAGAGGAGATATTTATTGTAGATCATTATATAAGAATACAAAAATATCGATATGGTGACCGCTTAATTTTTCATAAAATGATACCTCCAGAGACGAAGAATTGCTATATACCTAAATTGATGATTCAGCCGCTCGTAGAAAATGCTATTCATTATGCACTCGAACAGATGATAGAGCCTTGCAAAATAACGGTCCATGCTGTTCTTAGAGAAAATAATTTGCATATTACAGTAGAGGATAATGGACCAGGAATGGAGGAGGAATTATTAGCAAAAGTTAGAAAGCAGGAAGTAAGAACAAGAGGAACTGGAATCGGCCTCTATAATATTGATTCACGGATAAAGCTTCTATACGGTGAGGAATTTGGTTTAATAATTAAAAGTAAACGAGGAACAGGAACACAAGTACATCTAATTATTCCAAATAAATGGCGGTGA
- a CDS encoding YesL family protein, giving the protein MVHSLTNGVYKFCEWVTRLAYVNLLWIFFTVLGLGFFGWMPASIALFSITKKWVNGENDIRIFPLFWASYKQDWWKGNILGMIFMLIFLLLYLDFWIIGILDGPTTLLLFFIFGLFLFLVRLFYIFYQFIHTTISSCYSA; this is encoded by the coding sequence TTGGTACACAGTTTAACAAATGGTGTCTATAAGTTTTGTGAATGGGTAACGCGACTAGCTTATGTAAATTTACTATGGATCTTCTTTACAGTTTTAGGATTGGGATTTTTTGGATGGATGCCAGCAAGTATTGCTCTGTTTTCCATTACAAAAAAATGGGTGAATGGGGAAAATGATATCCGCATTTTTCCTCTATTTTGGGCCAGCTATAAACAAGATTGGTGGAAAGGTAATATTCTTGGGATGATTTTCATGCTTATTTTTTTGTTGCTTTATTTGGATTTTTGGATTATTGGTATATTGGATGGCCCCACAACACTTCTTCTTTTTTTTATTTTTGGATTATTTCTTTTTTTAGTACGACTTTTTTATATCTTCTACCAGTTTATACATACTACGATCTCAAGTTGTTACAGTGCATAA
- a CDS encoding spore coat protein, producing the protein MASTKLAIHETLELHEVLTLKQSCLVKSYALQSLVEDDTLKAILDNDVSSSEKAIKELQQILKQ; encoded by the coding sequence ATGGCTTCTACTAAATTAGCAATACATGAAACGTTAGAATTACATGAAGTACTGACGTTAAAACAGAGTTGTCTAGTAAAATCCTATGCATTACAATCCCTGGTTGAAGATGATACTTTAAAAGCAATTCTAGATAATGATGTATCCAGTTCAGAGAAAGCAATCAAAGAACTGCAGCAAATTCTAAAACAATAA
- a CDS encoding spore coat protein, translating to MSFMDKLKATGKMSDELIATELLVSAKATVRTYAVALTETASPQVREILKKQLNEAIDNHAKIANYMIKNNMYYAYDVDKQLEHDKEKLDQSLELVK from the coding sequence ATGAGTTTCATGGATAAATTAAAGGCCACTGGAAAAATGAGTGATGAGTTAATTGCTACGGAGCTACTGGTTTCTGCTAAAGCAACGGTAAGAACGTACGCCGTTGCCTTAACAGAGACAGCTTCTCCACAAGTAAGAGAAATCCTTAAGAAACAACTCAATGAAGCGATTGACAATCATGCTAAAATCGCCAACTATATGATTAAAAATAATATGTACTATGCCTATGATGTGGATAAACAATTAGAGCATGATAAAGAAAAATTAGACCAATCATTAGAATTAGTAAAATAA